The genomic stretch AAAGTCATATGGGATGACCAAGATAACAAATGGGTCATGGTCATGGCTGAAGGATCAAAAATCGGCTTTTATGAATCCGATAATCTTAAGGACTGGCATTACACAAGCGGATTCTTCCCAGAACAGGCGGGAATGGTGGAATGTCCCGACCTCTACATGATGCGGGCAAGCGACGGAACGAATAAGTGGGTTCTCGGTGCCAGCGCGAATGGCAAACCGTGGGGCAAACCAAATACGTACGCCTACTGGACCGGAAGCTTCGACGGAAAAGAATTCAAAGCGGATCAGACTGAAGCCCAATGGCTTGACTATGGCTTCGACTGGTATGGCGGTGTGACGTTCGAAGACAGCAAAAGCACAGATCCATTAGAAAAGCGGTATGCGCTTGCCTGGATGAACAATTGGGATTATGCCAACAACACCCCGACAATGAAGAACGGCTTTAACGGCACAGATTCTGTCATACGCGAACTCCGGCTGAAGGAGCAGGATGGAACATACAGCCTCGTCTCACAGCCGATTGAAGCTTTGGAGCAGCTGACTGTTTCAACTGACGAAATAGAGGATCAGGATGTGAACGGATCAAAAACATTGTCGATAACAGGTGATACGTACCAGCTTGATACGGATCTTTCTTGGTCAGAGCTAAAGAATGCAGGCGTCAGGCTCAGAGAATCAGAAGACCAAAAACGCCATATTGATGTCGGCATTTTCGCTGAAGGCGGCTATGCTTATGTCAATAGAGCAGCCACAAATCAGCCTGACAAAAGCAATACCTATGTCGAAAGCAAAGCTCCTTATGATGTAAACAA from Bacillus subtilis subsp. subtilis str. 168 encodes the following:
- the levB gene encoding endolevanase, selectively cleaves the (beta-2,6) fructosyl bonds (Evidence 1a: Function from experimental evidences in the studied strain; PubMedId: 11739774, 15528654, 26773563; Product type e: enzyme); this encodes MNYIKAGKWLTVFLTFLGILLFIDLFPKEEHDQKTKSKQKPDYRAAYHFTTPDKWKNDPQKPIYFDGKYHYFYLYNRDYPKGNGTEWRHAVSEDLVHWTDEGVAIPKYTNPDGDIWTGSVVVDKENTAGFGKNALVAIVTQPSAKDKKQEQYLWYSTDKGKSFKFYSGNPVMPNPGTDDFRDPKVIWDDQDNKWVMVMAEGSKIGFYESDNLKDWHYTSGFFPEQAGMVECPDLYMMRASDGTNKWVLGASANGKPWGKPNTYAYWTGSFDGKEFKADQTEAQWLDYGFDWYGGVTFEDSKSTDPLEKRYALAWMNNWDYANNTPTMKNGFNGTDSVIRELRLKEQDGTYSLVSQPIEALEQLTVSTDEIEDQDVNGSKTLSITGDTYQLDTDLSWSELKNAGVRLRESEDQKRHIDVGIFAEGGYAYVNRAATNQPDKSNTYVESKAPYDVNKRKVHLKILVDKTTIEVFVGDGKTVFSNEVFPKPEDKGITLYSDGGTASFKNITVKHFDSIHE